One region of Paenibacillus polymyxa M1 genomic DNA includes:
- a CDS encoding peptidoglycan D,D-transpeptidase FtsI family protein, giving the protein MDRGSLDKKFSFKKKNVEENEESRKKRTVLRTNLLFFSTFVLFALIITRLAVLQFIQSEELKGQQQSINTKNVPLTPSRGTIYDSTGKVRLAYSTSVQSLYVTLPKDYSKRTEKDRKPGEKLLPELNAFAAKLAAKLNELGRPEGEQLNAEEIKKRLDPDYNQYRGFTPRLVKSDLSREEIAYFLEHRTEFPGVEVVEESVRHYDPDRVAVQTIGYMYKFKGARTNRPKYKELYEANSEVLKPAQVYSESETVGYDGLELQYQDELRGKNGYKTVEVNPRSMPEGIESITPPEKGHHLYSTINKEIQQKTEQAIMDQLRWLHTHAVSGKLHQDATTGFAVAMEVETGNIVAMASMPDYDSNVWKSGSTSPSVYDEIQHKMGNGTIKSVPSGKVGPHPESSVLLGSTIKPLTVLIGLKENLFSPGQTYQDTGSAYYGKNRSSRVGNSSGHVYGSLTPSRAIEVSSNTFMVDMIGKPLYAKYGSNAGMHQGIDVWDKYMKEFGLGVPTEVDLPGEWAGRLEYTSKHESALTRLVQASFGQQGKYTAMQLAQYTTVLATKGKRMQPHLVSKIVDDQGNLVREFKPKVLNEVAFSDTYWNTVIRGMATDVKAFNGFPYDYARKTGTSQQVVGRTVKDNGVFIAFAPRQNPKLAVAVIIPEGGFGATSAGPVARKIFDAYDEVYGLDGNPKKPLVAK; this is encoded by the coding sequence ATGGACAGAGGAAGTTTGGATAAAAAGTTTTCATTTAAAAAGAAAAATGTTGAAGAGAATGAAGAGTCGCGAAAAAAACGGACGGTTTTACGAACCAACCTACTGTTTTTTAGTACTTTTGTGCTGTTTGCCCTGATCATTACCAGACTAGCTGTATTGCAGTTTATACAATCAGAGGAGCTAAAGGGCCAGCAGCAATCGATAAATACCAAAAATGTCCCGCTAACCCCGAGTCGCGGTACGATTTATGACTCCACAGGTAAGGTTAGACTGGCATATTCCACCTCGGTGCAGTCCCTGTACGTAACTTTGCCTAAGGATTATAGCAAACGTACGGAGAAAGATCGCAAGCCGGGGGAAAAGCTGCTCCCTGAGCTCAATGCTTTTGCTGCCAAGCTTGCTGCCAAATTAAACGAACTGGGTCGTCCCGAAGGAGAGCAGCTTAATGCAGAGGAAATAAAAAAGAGACTGGACCCGGACTATAATCAATATAGGGGATTTACCCCACGTTTGGTCAAATCCGACCTGAGTCGGGAGGAAATCGCTTATTTTCTGGAACATCGGACAGAGTTCCCTGGTGTAGAGGTTGTAGAAGAAAGTGTACGCCATTATGACCCGGATCGGGTGGCAGTGCAAACGATTGGATATATGTACAAGTTCAAAGGAGCTCGAACGAACCGGCCCAAATATAAAGAGCTCTATGAAGCTAATTCGGAGGTTTTAAAACCGGCACAAGTTTATTCGGAAAGTGAAACGGTCGGATATGATGGCTTGGAGCTTCAGTACCAGGACGAGCTGAGAGGAAAAAACGGATATAAAACGGTAGAGGTCAATCCTCGCAGCATGCCGGAGGGTATTGAATCCATTACTCCTCCGGAAAAAGGACATCATCTATACTCCACCATCAACAAGGAAATTCAGCAGAAAACCGAACAGGCCATTATGGATCAGCTTCGCTGGCTTCATACTCATGCCGTATCGGGGAAGCTTCATCAAGACGCAACCACTGGCTTCGCTGTAGCGATGGAGGTAGAGACCGGAAATATCGTGGCAATGGCCAGTATGCCGGATTATGACTCTAATGTATGGAAAAGTGGAAGTACCTCACCTTCGGTATATGACGAAATTCAGCATAAAATGGGAAATGGAACAATTAAATCCGTACCTAGTGGAAAAGTGGGCCCGCACCCGGAATCCTCGGTTCTGCTGGGTTCAACCATTAAGCCGCTAACCGTGCTGATCGGGTTGAAGGAAAACCTGTTTTCTCCCGGACAGACTTATCAGGATACGGGAAGTGCGTATTACGGCAAAAATCGCTCCAGCCGGGTTGGGAACTCTAGCGGACATGTGTATGGTTCTTTGACACCTAGCAGGGCAATTGAGGTCTCGTCGAATACGTTTATGGTGGATATGATCGGCAAGCCACTGTATGCCAAATACGGAAGTAATGCAGGGATGCATCAGGGAATTGATGTATGGGACAAGTATATGAAGGAATTTGGATTAGGCGTTCCGACTGAAGTCGATCTGCCAGGCGAGTGGGCAGGCAGACTTGAGTATACGAGCAAGCATGAAAGTGCGCTGACACGTTTGGTACAGGCATCCTTTGGTCAGCAAGGGAAATATACAGCGATGCAGCTGGCCCAGTATACGACTGTGCTGGCAACCAAGGGCAAGCGAATGCAGCCTCATCTAGTCAGTAAAATTGTGGATGACCAGGGGAATCTCGTACGTGAGTTTAAGCCGAAGGTGCTGAATGAGGTCGCTTTTTCAGATACGTACTGGAATACTGTGATTCGCGGCATGGCTACCGATGTTAAAGCCTTTAACGGATTTCCCTATGATTATGCCCGCAAAACGGGGACTTCTCAGCAGGTGGTGGGACGTACGGTTAAAGATAACGGGGTGTTCATCGCTTTTGCTCCACGCCAAAATCCGAAGCTGGCTGTAGCGGTTATCATTCCTGAAGGGGGCTTTGGTGCGACGAGTGCGGGACCGGTTGCGCGTAAAATATTTGATGCGTATGACGAAGTATACGGGCTTGATGGTAATCCTAAAAAGCCTCTGGTAGCGAAATAA
- a CDS encoding peptidoglycan D,D-transpeptidase FtsI family protein, whose protein sequence is MRKMDNEQGKDNETSDRKRFSFRINLFFFSSFIIFTVIIVRLAILQFVDGPQLKQQEASNVTKNVPLTPIRGTIYDSTGQNRLAYSTPVQSLYITLSKNYSDGMEEKRDNDKKLLPELEKMTQKLANRFAEYGNKDEPKMTPEQIMDAMDRNYQRFSGFTPRLIKTNLTPEEVAYFMEHKSEFPGVDVVEETVRHYDPDTVAVQTVGYIKSYKSARETLDKYKNIQKSMSAENDPGLIYMDNESVGFDGLEYQYQEQLRGKNGYKTVPIDPRNMPEGVDSVTPPQKGDNVYSTINKEIQVKTENAIMDQLRWLHTHAVSGRTHPYAKTGFAVAMEVDTGNVVAMASMPDYDANYWQTGTISKDKYEEIKHVYQNATIKNVGSGQSGQHPDSTVLLGSTIKPLSVLIGLEEGLFTTNTYYQDTGAAYFGRNNSARVRNSSGHVYGSMDPATAIRHSSNAFMVDMVGKRLYNKYRNNATEDQGINVWDRYMKEFGLGVSTGVDLPGEFRGWREYTNKSESVLSRLAYASFGQQGKYTPMQLAQYTTMIATKGKRMEPHLVSQIKDTNGNVVQTFKPKVLNEVKFPDAYWNEVIRGMATDVSAFKGFPYDFARKTGTSQQSVGRELKDNGVFIAFAPRQNPKLAVAVVIPEGGFGAWSAGPVARKIFDAYDEVYGLDGVPKKKEATATDPNTTKQP, encoded by the coding sequence ATGAGAAAGATGGACAACGAGCAAGGAAAAGACAATGAGACATCCGACCGAAAAAGATTTAGCTTCCGGATCAATCTGTTCTTTTTCAGCTCGTTCATTATATTTACAGTCATTATTGTAAGATTGGCGATACTTCAATTTGTAGATGGACCTCAGCTCAAACAGCAGGAGGCCAGTAATGTTACCAAAAATGTACCACTTACGCCGATTCGCGGGACGATCTATGATTCCACCGGACAGAACAGACTGGCGTATTCGACACCTGTACAATCGCTGTATATCACGCTCTCCAAGAACTACAGTGATGGTATGGAAGAAAAGCGTGATAATGACAAAAAGCTATTGCCTGAGCTGGAGAAAATGACACAGAAGCTGGCGAATCGATTTGCTGAATATGGCAATAAAGATGAGCCTAAAATGACGCCAGAACAAATTATGGACGCCATGGACCGGAACTATCAACGATTTAGCGGTTTTACGCCTCGTCTGATTAAAACCAATCTTACTCCAGAAGAAGTCGCTTATTTTATGGAGCATAAAAGTGAGTTTCCAGGCGTAGATGTCGTTGAAGAAACGGTACGCCATTACGATCCTGACACGGTAGCTGTTCAAACGGTTGGTTATATTAAAAGTTATAAAAGTGCACGTGAAACGTTGGATAAATATAAGAATATTCAAAAATCCATGTCAGCTGAAAATGATCCGGGCCTCATTTATATGGATAACGAATCTGTGGGCTTTGACGGGCTGGAATATCAATATCAGGAACAATTACGGGGGAAAAATGGCTATAAAACAGTACCCATTGATCCACGCAATATGCCGGAAGGTGTAGATTCTGTTACTCCTCCGCAAAAAGGGGATAATGTCTATTCCACTATTAACAAAGAAATTCAGGTGAAGACTGAAAATGCCATTATGGATCAATTGAGATGGCTCCATACACACGCTGTATCTGGCAGGACTCATCCTTATGCGAAAACAGGCTTTGCTGTAGCCATGGAAGTGGATACAGGGAATGTAGTCGCGATGGCTAGTATGCCGGATTATGATGCGAATTATTGGCAAACGGGTACGATTTCAAAAGACAAATATGAAGAGATAAAACATGTGTATCAAAACGCTACAATTAAGAACGTTGGCTCAGGCCAATCTGGACAGCACCCAGATTCTACCGTGCTTCTCGGATCAACTATTAAACCGCTGTCTGTTCTTATTGGATTGGAAGAAGGACTATTTACGACAAATACGTACTATCAAGACACAGGGGCTGCTTATTTCGGACGTAATAATTCCGCACGGGTGCGGAACTCGTCTGGTCATGTGTACGGTTCAATGGACCCGGCTACCGCTATACGTCATTCCTCTAATGCTTTCATGGTCGATATGGTTGGCAAGCGCCTATATAACAAATACAGAAATAATGCTACAGAAGACCAGGGGATAAATGTATGGGACCGTTATATGAAGGAGTTTGGATTAGGCGTTTCCACTGGAGTAGACTTGCCTGGTGAGTTCCGGGGTTGGCGAGAGTATACGAATAAATCCGAGTCGGTACTTTCTAGACTAGCGTATGCTTCCTTTGGTCAACAAGGTAAATATACACCTATGCAACTTGCCCAGTATACAACGATGATTGCAACAAAGGGCAAACGGATGGAGCCGCATTTGGTCAGTCAAATTAAAGATACCAACGGTAATGTGGTTCAAACGTTTAAGCCGAAGGTGCTGAATGAAGTGAAATTTCCGGATGCTTACTGGAATGAAGTCATACGCGGGATGGCAACAGATGTCAGCGCATTTAAAGGTTTCCCTTATGACTTTGCTCGCAAAACGGGGACATCACAGCAGAGTGTAGGCAGAGAACTAAAAGATAACGGGGTATTTATCGCCTTTGCACCACGCCAGAATCCTAAACTTGCAGTAGCAGTTGTCATTCCTGAAGGAGGCTTCGGAGCTTGGAGCGCCGGACCTGTGGCACGTAAAATATTTGATGCTTACGACGAAGTGTACGGTCTGGACGGGGTGCCTAAGAAAAAGGAGGCCACAGCAACCGATCCTAACACTACTAAACAGCCATAA
- a CDS encoding transglutaminase domain-containing protein: protein MNPSWLESILHWNGVTVFLIAIVVLSLIQGWRRGASRSVGALFSLIVDGILTVAGILCSLGLAMWLSPKVQQWLAAYMGHLPQRKLSGIEQFYYTLVAGIEGFPLLRFAVLFMLSYAIAQFILRAIYVLMVGGKSDSSLHEHPKKSGFFSRVAGAGIGTLIGGARAMMIIALLFIGVSLYPDSGFSSYVQASPVYKQGAQSVIEPLSGTLIKDKLPVFTQAVTKELNGIMQRKYEIIDRDIPSDIVQAAAKITEGASGDEQKARALYEWVGTRISYDYSKVEAYEQRGDWHEQTPRDTFDTRKGVCIDYARLYSMMARSQGLQVKVVTGLGYNGQGGYGSHAWNEVYLSGQDQWVPLDPTWAQSGDWFNPPGFAQTHIKDKVI from the coding sequence ATGAACCCATCCTGGCTGGAGTCTATTCTTCATTGGAATGGCGTGACGGTGTTTCTGATCGCCATCGTAGTATTGTCGTTGATACAGGGGTGGAGGCGAGGGGCCTCCAGATCTGTAGGTGCGCTGTTTAGTCTCATTGTGGATGGCATACTCACTGTGGCGGGCATTTTGTGCTCGCTCGGGTTAGCCATGTGGCTTTCACCGAAGGTGCAACAATGGCTGGCAGCTTATATGGGGCATTTGCCACAGCGAAAACTAAGTGGGATTGAGCAATTCTATTATACGCTTGTGGCGGGGATAGAGGGTTTTCCGCTGCTGCGGTTCGCCGTATTGTTCATGCTCAGTTATGCTATTGCCCAGTTTATACTGCGTGCCATTTATGTGTTGATGGTAGGTGGCAAATCAGATTCCTCCCTCCATGAGCATCCAAAAAAATCGGGCTTTTTCAGCAGGGTGGCAGGGGCCGGCATAGGTACTCTTATTGGTGGAGCTCGCGCCATGATGATCATAGCCCTGCTGTTCATAGGCGTAAGTCTGTATCCAGACAGCGGGTTTAGCAGCTACGTACAAGCTTCGCCGGTTTATAAGCAAGGTGCGCAATCGGTCATTGAGCCGCTGTCCGGGACTCTGATTAAGGATAAGCTGCCCGTATTTACGCAGGCTGTTACCAAGGAATTGAATGGTATCATGCAGCGCAAATATGAAATAATCGACCGGGACATTCCAAGCGATATCGTCCAGGCAGCGGCCAAGATTACAGAAGGGGCTAGCGGTGACGAGCAAAAAGCCAGAGCGTTGTATGAATGGGTAGGCACCCGTATTAGCTATGATTACAGTAAGGTGGAAGCCTATGAGCAACGTGGTGACTGGCATGAACAGACTCCCAGAGATACGTTTGATACACGTAAAGGAGTGTGCATTGATTATGCCCGCCTTTACTCAATGATGGCTCGTTCGCAGGGACTACAGGTCAAGGTTGTAACAGGCCTTGGATACAACGGACAGGGAGGATACGGGTCCCATGCCTGGAATGAGGTATATTTGAGCGGACAGGATCAGTGGGTACCGCTGGACCCGACCTGGGCACAAAGTGGAGACTGGTTTAACCCGCCAGGTTTTGCCCAAACACATATCAAGGATAAAGTGATTTAA
- a CDS encoding MFS transporter produces MKTALWLYLFLFIAFFDLHAQYPILTPFAISLGAAPTFIGWMMGIYSLTHLPGNLMAGPKVDKHGSRRYIMFSLTAAGLILIIQSYIHTPWELLFLRAISGYVLAFLSPACLAMLAQLSDHPVTQGKYMSGHGVVHTLASVLSPAAGAFIVASFGFSETFSSLGIILVITGLMAYFTLPKKAPAPQAQLSDGHTTPAPLSAAQTRLPFNWRYLLLPFVLACAQGILFYEIPLRNNGSASMMSTGLLFSIISLGALCTLSLLFLNKYSPMVRLLCGIILMSLSFYALATTPEAIIGIILFILGTAKGIIFPALASLFIRIGGARLGKTFALQSIATSIGSFAGPVLAGQLPDHISPFFIAFLILMTGLLFVPIQRLSPTPPLSASGPYHS; encoded by the coding sequence ATGAAAACAGCCCTCTGGCTGTATCTCTTCTTGTTCATTGCCTTTTTTGATCTGCATGCACAATATCCTATTTTGACACCATTCGCCATCTCTTTGGGGGCAGCTCCTACCTTTATCGGTTGGATGATGGGAATTTACTCTCTGACTCACCTGCCTGGCAATTTGATGGCAGGTCCCAAAGTCGACAAACATGGCAGTCGCCGATATATTATGTTCAGCCTGACAGCCGCAGGCCTGATCCTGATCATTCAATCGTACATCCATACACCGTGGGAATTACTTTTTCTGCGTGCGATTAGTGGCTATGTGTTGGCCTTTTTATCTCCAGCCTGTCTGGCCATGCTGGCGCAACTGTCTGATCATCCGGTTACCCAGGGCAAATATATGTCGGGACATGGTGTCGTCCACACGTTGGCCTCTGTTCTATCTCCTGCCGCAGGCGCATTTATCGTTGCCAGCTTTGGCTTTAGCGAGACATTTAGTTCCCTTGGTATCATTCTCGTAATCACGGGGCTTATGGCTTATTTCACCTTACCCAAAAAGGCACCCGCTCCGCAGGCCCAATTATCTGATGGTCATACGACACCTGCTCCACTCTCGGCAGCACAGACGCGGTTACCATTCAATTGGCGTTACCTGCTTCTACCTTTTGTTTTGGCGTGCGCACAAGGCATTTTATTTTACGAGATCCCATTACGAAATAACGGTTCTGCGTCCATGATGTCCACCGGATTGCTCTTTTCCATCATCAGTTTGGGAGCACTCTGTACGCTCAGTTTGCTTTTTCTGAACAAATATTCACCGATGGTAAGGCTACTTTGCGGCATTATTCTGATGTCTTTAAGCTTCTACGCACTCGCCACTACGCCCGAAGCGATAATAGGCATTATCCTGTTTATTTTGGGAACAGCCAAAGGCATCATTTTTCCAGCGCTGGCCTCTCTCTTCATACGGATTGGAGGTGCTCGATTGGGCAAAACCTTTGCCCTGCAATCCATTGCAACGTCTATCGGCTCCTTTGCCGGGCCTGTACTGGCGGGTCAGCTTCCGGATCACATATCTCCTTTTTTTATCGCATTTCTGATTCTGATGACTGGCCTACTATTCGTTCCCATTCAGCGATTATCTCCTACACCACCACTATCTGCC